From Nycticebus coucang isolate mNycCou1 chromosome 6, mNycCou1.pri, whole genome shotgun sequence, the proteins below share one genomic window:
- the CEBPE gene encoding CCAAT/enhancer-binding protein epsilon has product MSHGTYYECEPRGTQQPLEFSGAQAGPGELGDMCEHEASIDLSAYIESGEEQLLSDLFAVKPSPEVRGLKGPGTPAFPHYLPPDPRPFTYPPHTFGPDRKALGPGIYSSPGSYDPRAVAVKEEPRGPEGSRGASRGGYNPLQYQVAHCGQTAMHLPPALAAPGQPLRVLKAPLATATAPCSPLLKAPSPAGPLHKGKKAVNKDSLEYRLRRERNNIAVRKSRDKAKRRILETQQKVLEYMAENERLRSRVEQLTQELDTLRNLFRQIPEAANLIKGVGGCS; this is encoded by the exons ATGTCCCACGGGACCTACTATGAGTGTGAGCCCCGGGGCACCCAGCAGCCACTGGAGTTCTCAGGGGCCCAAGCTGGGCCCGGGGAACTGGGGGACATGTGTGAGCACGAGGCTTCCATCGACCTCTCCGCCTACATCGAGTCTGGAGAGGAGCAGCTCCTTTCCGACCTCTTTGCTGTGAAGCCTTCGCCTGAGGTCAGAGGCCTCAAGGGCCCCGGAACCCCTGCCTTTCCCCACTACCTGCCTCCTGATCCACGGCCCTTCACCTACCCACCACATACCTTCGGCCCAGACAGGAAGGCACTGGGGCCTGGCATCTACAGCAGCCCAGGAAGCTACGACCCCAGGGCTGTGGCAGTGAAGGAGGAGCCTCGGGGGCCAGAAGGCAGCCGAGGTGCCAGCAGAGGTGGCTATAATCCCCTGCAGTACCAAGTGGCCCACTGTGGGCAGACAGCCATGCACCTGCCCCCAGCCCTGGCAGCACCCGGCCAGCCTCTGCGTGTTCTCAAG GCCCCTTTGGCCACGGCCACAGCCCCCTGCAGCCCCCTTCTCAAGGCGCCCTCACCAGCTGGCCCCTTGCACAAGGGCAAGAAGGCAGTGAACAAAGACAGTCTGGAGTATCGGCTGCGGCGAGAGCGCAACAACATCGCGGTGCGCAAGAGCCGGGACAAGGCCAAGAGGCGCATCCTGGAGACGCAGCAGAAGGTGCTAGAGTACATGGCAGAGAATGAGCGCCTCCGCAGCCGTGTGGAGCAGCTCACCCAGGAGCTAGACACCCTTCGCAACCTCTTCCGCCAGATACCTGAGGCAGCGAACCTCATCAAGGGCGTTGGGGGCTGCAGCTGA
- the CIROP gene encoding ciliated left-right organizer metallopeptidase gives MLLLPLLLGVATSRCLHDETQKSVSLLRPSFSQLSPNFRSSSLNLPSSRDPQPLRIQTCYIEDPTSNGAWDPKGDGTRGESRALAAVREATQRIQSVLAVPPVQGPLLLSRDPAQYCHAVWGDPETPNYHRCSLLNPRYKGESCLGAKIPDAHLRGYALWPEEGSPQVVKPDGPGVQNTDFLLYMRVAHTSKCHKEPSIIAYAACCQLDSEDRPLAGTIVYCAQHLTRPSQSDIVMATLHELLHVLGFSGQLFKKWRDCPSGLSVRENCSTRQQVTRRDEWGQLLLTTPAVSHSLAKHLGVLEVSSGVLLEEEGPLSSHWEARLLQGSLMTATFDGAQRSRLDPITLAAFEDSGWYQVNHSAAEELLWGQGSGLEFGLVTTCGTGSSDFFCTGSGLGCHYLHLDKGSCSSDPMLEGCRMYKPLANKSECWKKENGLPAGVVNPHGEIYHSQSRCFLANLTSQLLPVNATGHPSQIPYLKEVELTGRCYLHQCTERGAYKVQVEGSPWVPCLPGKAIQISGYSGLLFCPQSRLCGTNEGTNAVTSPPVSLSTQALLFQLSLGLAGPPGHSLGKERQEELAEVVLRALVSRSGMSRCYFHSPSITASLVFTVHMWKSPGCKGPSVSMLHRALTLTLQVKPLEIYHGGASFTTEDNRPNSTSCVPELLVTLDHNPSMTHLSLTMGLCLMLLILLSALGTIAYQKRATFQVGPSAPYHLPELQNTTRSPDGRIREV, from the exons ATGCTGCTGCTGCCGTTGCTCCTTGGGGTTGCCACAAGCAGATGTCTACATGATGAGACTCAGAAGTCTGTGAGCCTTCTCAGGCCCTCTTTCTCCCAGCTGTCcccaaactttcgctcttcttccctcaacctccctagCTCCAGAGATCCTCAACCCCTGCGCATCCAAACCTGCTATATAGAAGACCCTACCTCAAATGGAGCTTGGGATCCTAAGGGAGATGGGACGAGAGGGGAGTCCCGAGCCCTGGCCGCAGTAAGAGAGGCCACTCAGCGAATCCAGAGTGTCCTAGCAG TCCCTCCAGTGCAAGGACCCCTGCTTCTGAGTCGAGACCCTGCACAATATTGCCACGCTGTCTGGGGAGACCCAGAAACCCCAAACTACCACAG GTGCAGCCTCTTGAACCCAAGGTACAAAGGAGAGAGTTGCCTGGGGGCAAAG ATTCCTGATGCTCATCTCCGTGGTTATGCCTTGTGGCCAGAAGAGGGTTCCCCACAAGTGGTCAAGCCAGATGGGCCTGGGGTCCAAAACACTGATTTTCTCCTGTACATGAGGGTTGCCCACACTTCCAAATGCCATAAAGAG CCCTCTATCATAGCCTATGCTGCATGCTGCCAGCTGGACTCTGAAGACAGGCCTCTTGCTGGTACCATTGTCTACTGTGCCCAACATCTTACCAGGCCCAGCCAGAGTGACATCGTCATG GCCACACTGCATGAATTGCTCCATGTCCTGGGTTTCTCTGGACAACTCTTCAAGAAGTGGCGGGATTGCCCCTCAGGACTCAGTG TTAGAGAGAACTGCTCTACAAGGCAACAAGTGACAAGGCGAGATGAGTGGGGACAGCTGCTTCTCACCACCCCAGCTGTTAGCCACAGCCTGGCCAAACACTTGGGAGTGCTAGAGGTTTCATCGGGCGTTCTCTTGGAAGAAGAG GGCCCTTTGTCCTCACACTGGGAGGCCAGACTACTCCAGGGCTCTTTAATGACTGCTACTTTTGATGGTGCCCAGCGCTCTCGACTTGACCCAATCACTCTTGCTGCCTTCGAAGACTCAGGCTGGTACCAGGTCAACCACAGTGCTGCAGAGGAGCTGTTGTGGGGCCAGG GATCTGGCCTGGAATTTGGCCTGGTGACCACATGTGGGACTGGTTCCTCAGACTTCTTCTGCACTGGCAG TGGGCTGGGCTGTCACTACCTGCACCTGGACAAGGGAAGCTGCTCCTCTGACCCCATGTTGGAAGGCTGCCGCATGTACAAGCCCTTAGCCAACAAG AGTGAATGCTGGAAGAAGGAAAACGGACTCCCAGCTGGGGTGGTGAATCCTCATGGGGAGATCTACCATTCCCAGAGTCGTTGCTTCCTTGCCAACCTCACTTCACAGCTGCTCCCTGTGAATGCGACCGGGCATCCTTCTCAGATCCCATACCTCAAGGAAGTAGAGCTCACTGGCCGCTGCTACTTGCATCAATGCACAGAGAGGGGTGCATACAAGGTGCAGGTGGAGGGATCACCTTGGGTCCCATGCCTTCCAGGAAAGGCTATTCAG ATATCCGGGTACTCCGGTCTTCTCTTTTGTCCCCAGAGTCGGTTGTGTGGGACTAATGAAGGTACCAACGCTGTTACTTCCCCACCTGTGAGTCTTTCAACCCAAGCCCTGCTATTCCAGCTGTCCTTAGGTTTAGCTGGACCTCCAGGCCACTCTCTGGGGAAGGAACGGCAAGAAGAGCTGGCTGAAGTGGTACTGCGGGCACTGGTGAGCAGAAGTGGCATGAGCAG GTGCTATTTCCACAGCCCATCCATTACTGCTAGTTTGGTGTTCACTGTGCATATGTGGAAGTCCCCTGGCTGCAAAGGGCCTTCAGTTTCTATGCTGCACAGGGCCCTGACCCTGACTCTCCAAGTGAAACCCCTAGAAATTTATCATGGAGGAGCCAGCTTTACCACAGAAGATAACAG GCCAAATAGTACCTCCTGTGTTCCTGAGTTGCTGGTTACCTTGGACCATAATCCCTCCATGACCCATTTAAGTCTGACCATGGGACTCTGTCTAATGCTGCTTATCCTGCTGAGCGCACTGGGAACAATAGCCTATCAGAAACGAGCTACTTTTCAGGTGGGACCATCTGCCCCTTACCATTTACCAGAGCTCCAGAACACAACAAGGAGCCCAGATGGAAGAATAAGGGAGGTGTGA
- the C6H14orf119 gene encoding uncharacterized protein C14orf119 homolog: MPLESSSSLMPPSFPPVLPTVPDSITNFSPPPMSYITSQEMKCILHWFASWSGPQRERFLQDLVAKAVPGKLQPLLDGLEQLSVSGANRPPCIFECQLRLWDQWFRGWAEQERNEFIRHLEISEPDFVAKFYQAVAATVGKD, from the coding sequence ATGCCACTGGAATCATCTTCCTCCTTGATGCCACCATCCTTTCCTCCTGTTTTACCCACAGTACCAGATAGTATTACTAACTTTTCCCCTCCCCCAATGTCTTACATCACTTCCCAAGAGATGAAGTGTATTCTTCACTGGTTTGCCAGTTGGTCAGGTCCCCAGCGTGAACGTTTCCTACAGGACCTGGTAGCTAAGGCAGTACCAGGAAAATTACAGCCACTACTGGATGGTCTGGAGCAGCTTAGTGTGTCTGGGGCAAACCGACCACCTTGTATCTTTGAGTGCCAGCTACGTCTTTGGGATCAGTGGTTTCGAGGTTGGGCTGAGCAGGAGCGCAATGAATTTATTAGACACTTGGAGATCAGTGAGCCAGACTTCGTGGCAAAATTTTACCAAGCAGTGGCTGCAACAGTTGGCAAGGACTGA